Proteins from one Mus pahari chromosome 10, PAHARI_EIJ_v1.1, whole genome shotgun sequence genomic window:
- the LOC110328251 gene encoding olfactory receptor 7E24-like, with protein MEPYNLTVALEFLLLGLSEDPELQPILFVLFLLIYLLTALGNVLIILAISSDSHLHSPMYFFLYNLSLSDMGFSSTIIPKMLINMQTHNKSITYAACLTQVYFFVLFGCMDSLLLTVMAYDRWVAICRPLHYQVILNLSLCRRLILMLFFISFMNSQVHYLMVSQLKFCTIMEIPHFFCDIPELLKLACSDTSISNLFRFLLSIIFGFLPVSGIFYSYYKIISSIVRVPSLLGKYKAFSTCGSHLSVVCLFYGTGLSAYLSSTISSSTRENMLASVMYTMIVPMINPFIYSLRNRAMKNALQKFFS; from the coding sequence ATGGAACCATATAATTTAACCGTTGCCTTGGAATTCCTTTTACTTGGTCTCTCAGAGGACCCTGAACTGCAGCCCATCTTATTTGTACTCTTCCTGCTCATATACCTGCTCACTGCGCTTGGAAATGTGCTCATTATCTTGGCCATCAGCTCTGATTCCCACCTTCACAGCCCTATGTacttctttctctacaacctttCGTTGTCTGACATGGGCTTCAGCAGCACCATCATCCCCAAAATGCTGATAAACATGCAGACCCATAACAAATCGATAACTTATGCAGCCTGCCTAACTCAGGTGTATTTCTTCGTTCTTTTTGGGTGTATGGACAGCCTACTACTGActgtgatggcctatgaccgATGGGTAGCGATTTGTCGCCCTCTACACTACCAAGTCATTCTGAACCTTTCCCTGTGTAGACGTTTGATCCTCATGTTATTTTTCATTAGCTTTATGAATTCACAGGTACACTACTTGATGGTTTCACAACTAAAATTCTGCACTATTATGGAAATTCctcatttcttctgtgatattccAGAGCTTCTGAAACTTGCCTGTTCTGATACCTCTATCAGTAATTTATTCAGGTTTCTTTTAAGCATCATTTTTGGTTTTCTCCCTGTCTCAGGAATCTTTTACTCgtactataaaattatttcctccATTGTTAGAGTTCCATCATTGTTAGGGAAATACAAAGCATTCTCTACCTGTGGATCTCACCTGTcagttgtttgcttattttatggaACAGGTCTCAGTGCATACCTTAGTTCAACGATTTCTAGTTCAACCAGGGAAAATATGCTGGCTTCAGTAATGTATACCATGATAGTTCCCATGATAAACCCCttcatctacagcctgaggaacaggGCCATGAAAAATGCCCTCCAGAAATTTTTCAGTTGA